A segment of the Lycium ferocissimum isolate CSIRO_LF1 chromosome 5, AGI_CSIRO_Lferr_CH_V1, whole genome shotgun sequence genome:
ATAGATGTGGTAAAGTCCTTTTCccccaagaaaatattttcgaagtaaaacacaattatggtaGAATCTAAACAACGTAGGAAATTCAGGACAAACCCTCACAGATTCATCATCTCCACCATCAAAATTATCATAACTATCAACCACCACCATCACTACTACTATCGCAtaatattagaaaaaataaatattttgtgatAGTATTTCTATACCTTAATTATTAATTAGGGAAGAAACTAGTATTATTCTGATTACCATATACCCATAACTCTTTAACTAACTCATGCCAACGAAAGGAGATAAGTAAGGTATACATAGAAATCTTGAAAGGAGGTTTAATCTTTATTCCAATCGTCATCTTAATTATAATTTGatggtactatatatatataactaaactAGTAATTTGAAATTCGTAAAATACTTTTCGATGAAAAAGTATTGAGATTTATTCCAATATATAGTTAAAATTTTGACTCTTCATGAATAGTAAAATCCATAATTGTAACCACAACATGATTTAAGGACCCCCATTGACTGTCATTCCTCCATCAACACAAATAATTTGACCAGTAATGTATGAAGAAGCACGTAAGCAAAGAAATGCTACTGTTGCTGAAACTTCTCTTGGCTCTCCCATGCGTTTCATTGGAGCTCGACTAATTAAACATTTAAACATCTCATCTTCCTGAAATTTATCATGGATTATTAATAgatattttaaaaaaggaatataaaaaaaagttaggGAATCCTGAAATTGGAATTTTACATTCAGTGATTCGATGAGAGGAGTTCTAATGATCCATGGTGCAACAACGTTGACACGAATTTTGTCCTTTGCCCATTCACATGCTAGATTTTTTGTAAGTTGATTGATGGCTCCTGATCTGAGTTAATGGAGTCCAATaacggaaaagaaaaaaaaagaatttcagtTCTATACATTGAAGTATTTACACTTACGATCATGTCACTTTGTAAAATCATTACATAATCAAATTCACGTATGGTTACTAAACATTTTCCAGTCATACAATTATCTTTTATCACGTTAAAGTAATTGAACTTTGCATAGCATAACAAAAAAGTCATAAACTATTTAATTACATTAAAgtaattgatttttttccaCTATAAAGGTAAGTTCACTAATGATAGGTAGATTTTGTCGTTAAATGAGCAAGTTTAGTAACTCTACTGATATACTGGATAATAGTCAGTTACTTTATGATTTTACCATTATAAATGATAAAGTTTAGCAATTTCATTATTACAGTATGGAAAGTTCAGTCACTTTAATaagatagaaaaataatttgtcaTTCTATTATTAATTTGTTACTGCGGATACAGGTTGGTGATTGTacataaattattattataaagtaaaataataactaacctactaacacaaattaaattacaaaataatataaaacatTTTATACTGTcagtatatataacttaaatttaagaaaaaaagaaattgagcaTGCACAATGGAAAAGGAGAAGATTGAGCCACTACCTTTGGAGGTAGCATAGATAGAAGAAGAAGGTACTGAAGCAATCCCAACTGCAGATGAAAGGAACACAATGCTCCCATTTCCAGAAGCCTTTAACCAGGGATGAGCAAGTTGAGACAAATTGTATGACGCTTCAACATTTGTTCCCATTATCATGGAGTAATCTTCTTCAGTAGTTTCTGTGGCTGCTTTTGCCACAACAGTACCAGCGTTGTTCACCAATTTTAAAGAGAAACAGTGATGGATCATATTTATAACATCAAGATTTTCAAGTAATCACCAAATCTGACTTCTAAAGTTTAAACTGTTAGAGAGATAAGAGTACTTTTGATTAATTGCTCAATCATGTTTTGAATATCACGTCCCCTCACGTGTTGATGTCCTGTTCTATTTATTGGGCCAAGTACAATTTTTTCAGGGAAAGAATGTCGATGTCTCCACGAAAACAAATTAATTAGCCGCTAATACCTCTTTTACTTTCATGCCCCGAAACTATTTATCGAAATGCCCCAAAATTATGATGATacaacatggtatataaatatctttgagatggtatcatgttcattttttcaaaagacacttttcttaaaaaaaaaaaaaaacacactatgataccatcatcttatatacatatcttGCAGATGGTATTATGGGCCTAAGCTTGATCGCAACGTACACTCAATCCTCCTCCTCGCGATACCATCGTggtacataaatatattaagACGATATCATGGAGGACTCCTTCAGTCCTTCTCtaagtcctccatgataccatcatgatatataaatataccgcaaTGGTATCATGGAGGGAGGGATTGGGGTactcgggtaaatatttttatccGGTTGAGTAAGAAGCGAAATTTGTTTAGGAGGGGGCATGGACAgataaatattttacatttcaggggtattttgtgttgttttcccttttttctttagTAATGGATAGCCAGGAAATTACACCCAATAACCTTGAAAATGGGTGGTCTTAAACTTTTGACTGCAACTTGCCTTTTGGACAAATCTTCCAAGGTCAAAAGTCAAACTTTATTAAACTTGAAATTTTGTCCATAAGGCAAGTGTCAAAAGTTCAAGAGCAATCACCTCCCTAGCCATTCTTGTAAATCATTGGAGTGAGACTCAAACTCAGCGCTAGAACCATTGTTTGCTCTGATGCCATACTATTGAATTGTGTGACCAACTCatctaaaaatttaaacttttttaattaattacttaattatgtcTTCATGGGGGAGCTTGTATAactatttcatgctttacgtTGTATTAATCATTAATAAACTATATATTACACTAACAAACTTACTAGAATAGTGAGATTTCCATTGAACTCCTGGCTAACCATTTCCATAAGCTTTTGGCGCTGGACTTGTGATGATAAGTCGCATACTGACCCCGATACCTTAAATCCTTTGGTTTTCCAATTGCGCAAACATCCTTCTAGGTCCTCCTTACTACGTGAACATGTATACACATGTGCTCCAAAGCTCGCTAGTTCTTCTACAATGGCAAATcttgaaacaaaaaatatatactaattaACAAATTCTACAAATATTTTACGTGATCACAACACTATCATAATCTATTTAGCTGAGCGCTTGGGGGAAGCtaaaagtgtttttttctttaatttttaaaaaatgcttattttagagAGTTGAAGTGTGTGGTCAAGATTTTAGGGAAAAATTaagtgtttttgagtagtagcagaagccgaaaaaaaaaaaaaaaacagattctCCAAGAAGCAGTTTTCTGAAAGCATGGATAAACACAAATTGTTACTTTAATATTGGTACAGGTGCTCTCCAAATTGAttaaccaaacacaaactgttACTCTCCAAAAATAGTTTTTCAAAAAGTACATATgataaaaaacacttttcaaaaataaGCAAATTTTGAAAGTTTGGCCAAGCAATAAATCAAGAATCTAAATTATTGAAACTCACTTACCCTAAGCCTCGAGTACCCCCAGTAACAAGTGCTGTCGTTCCATTAGCGAGTGACCATATCCCATCTCTTGTAAAACATTCTGTTTGAACCATTGCTAGTTTATGTGAAAGCAGCCTGATAATTCACAAGAATGGCTATATTAAAAAGCCAAAGATATATACTTGACTGATGCTATTTCAAATGATTATATATACTGCTTTTCTTTTTGACTAGTAAATGATTTACCCTTTCACCAAACAGTTTgtcaaatttaattaattatcccTTTCACGAATCAATTGTCAAACTTGAGGCCGGTTGATaaacatttttgttattttctaacTAGGGGTTGGCATTCAGATTAAAACGGGCAATTTGTAACGATTTCCCTTATTCggtggtggtctttaatttttgtaaattttacttggcatagcttactatgttacatatttatggaacataactatactttttaataattaagtttagtagctataatattatatttttacaactTATAGCTACCCACTTTTCTACCAATTAACTTACCACTCCCCACACCCCTATTTTTTAGCTGtacactttctctctctcccctttTCCTAAATATACGTTTCTAACTCCCATCTCCCCTAATTTCGTGCTTTTCAAATCagtttctgattttttttacttccttttttACTCGTATTAAGCTCGCTCATTAATTTCAACCTTTTACTTGGCAAAATTCAACTCTATTTCCTAAAATATGTAAGATTCTCTCGTTATTTTTGTGTTCTCCCTCAtcctctttgtttctttttgggcTTTACTAAGCCACAGATTTCATCTTTCCCTGTATTCAGTGGAGgtttaaaggtttttttttttttttttggtttttgttttgaGGGATCCATGTATCATTCATCCTCATGTCGTTTTAGACCACCGTCTTCTCAGGCGTCTTTCTCGGCGTGATCGACCGGCGTACGATCGTcttgtgtgtttgtgtgtgtgtgtgtgtgtgtgtgtgtgtgtgtgtgtgtgtgtgtgtgtgtgtgtgtgtgtgtgtgtgtgtgtgtgtgttgtgtgtgtgtgtgtgtgtgtgtgtgtgtgtgtgtgtgtgtgtgtgtgtgtgtgtgtgtgtgtgcattaAAGACCAAATCATTTAACCGCCATGATCGTTCCTAGACGCCCTCCTCCGCACCGGAATTTTTGAATATAGATCTGAAGTTTTTGTTATTGGACAAGAGTAAAAATGTTCATGTTCTCCAAGAGGTATTTTTTCTTTGGTGCTGTAAGGTGTGTTATGGATCTTCACTAATCACTTTCATCTTGAGTCGGTTTTCCGTTTCGATTAGTTAAGTGATTTATGTTCGTACTCACAAAGTTCATTATGGATTTTCCATCCCTCCCGTAAGTTAGTTTCATGCTAATTAAGTTTTctgattttctatttttggctaAAACGTATTCCACCATTAGTTAATTGATTTATGTAGGTGTTTTCAGAGTTTGTTATGGAATTCCTTTTGCTCCTGACAGTGAGCTTCATGACTGTTCCTAGATTCCCTCCGCCGCCGGCCACCGGAATTTTTGAATACAGATCTGAAGTTTTTGCTATTGGACAAGAGTAAAAATGTTTATGTTCTCCAAgaggtattttttcttattaatgacCCTATTTTCACTTCACCAGATATATATTTTActtgcattttaagtatatttttatcgTATTTTTCGATGAACTTCAGTTAATTCCCGTTTTTTCAATTCACCAGATCTATATTTTGCatacattttaagtatatttttgtcttatttttttattatttcaattagtttgtgtttTGAACTTCAGT
Coding sequences within it:
- the LOC132057938 gene encoding tropinone reductase homolog — encoded protein: MIHHCFSLKLVNNAGTVVAKAATETTEEDYSMIMGTNVEASYNLSQLAHPWLKASGNGSIVFLSSAVGIASVPSSSIYATSKGAINQLTKNLACEWAKDKIRVNVVAPWIIRTPLIESLNEDEMFKCLISRAPMKRMGEPREVSATVAFLCLRASSYITGQIICVDGGMTVNGGP